The DNA sequence AATGAAAGACTTAAAGATTCTTCTATGTTGTCTTTTTTTATGTTGTGCAAATTCGCTATTTGCCCAACAGCGCACCATACGAGGCACCGTGGTGAAAGAAGATAATACCCCCTTACAAGGCGTCAGCGTCAGCGCCGAAAAAACAACCGATGGCGCTACGACGGATAAAGACGGTCAATTTGAGCTTCGTACCGATGGTACGACATTGATCGTCTCCTTTATTGGTTACAAAACGCAAAAAATCGAGATTGGAAGCCGCTCTTCCTTTAACATTACTTTGGAAGATGACGACCAAACGATTGATGATGTCGTAGTGGTCGGATATGGAACGCAGTCTCGTCGAAACTTGACAGGCGCTGTAAGCGATATCAATGCAAAAGAGATTGTACGCACATCGTCGACGACCACCGCTGGCGCATTGGCTGGTAAGATTCAGGGTATCTCGGTGCGCGCACAAGACGGCAGACCTGGACGTGGTGCGGCCTTGGAAATCCGTAATATGGGTAGCCCACTTTTCGTAATCGACGGGATACCTTACGGTGGGCAAACCGGAAACGATTGGGTCGGATCTTCCAACGTATCCGGACAAGATGCCTTTAACGCGTTAAATATCGAGGATATTGAAAACATCACCATCCTAAAAGATGCATCGGCAGCGATCTACGGATTGCGGGCGGCCAACGGTGTGGTGCTCGTGACGACCAAGAAAGGAAGCAAAGGCGAATCGGTACGCGTTAATATCAATGGTTACATGGGCTGGCAGAATTTGACTCGCTTCCCAACCTTGGCCAATGCCGCACAATATACACGTGCTCTGGTAGAAACGGCGCAAAATGAAGGTGGAAATCCTTCTGCTGTGATGACGCGGGAAGAGCTCGCGAAATGGCAAGCTGGTACCGAGGCCGGATACCAGGGCTATAATTATTACGATATGATCGTGCGCAAAAATATTCCGCAGAACTATATCAATGCCAATATCAATGGAAGTAGCGCTAACTCCAACTATTTCCTTTCAGTAGGTAACCTGAATCAGGATGCCATGATGGAAGATTTCTCCTACAAACGCACGAATTTACAAGCCAACCTAGAGACTACCATTCTAAAAGGATTGACCGTGGGTACTCAAATCTCTGGCCGCCAAGAATACAGTCAGGATGTGGGTTTGCCAGGTGGAGATGGGTATTTTGCTTCTTTCCTAGCGCTGTTTAGAAACAGGCCAACCGTAGGACCTTATGCGAACGATAATCCGCTGTATCCGAACCATGTGAATGACTTCGCGTATAACCCTGCCATCTTTAGTCGCGATATCGCCGGATACAAGGATAATCGCTATAGAAATGCTAATGTGAACTTATTTGCACAGTATAAAACGGACTTTGGCCTTTCAGCCAAAGGAACAGTGTCGTACAACTATACTAATAATAAGTTCGATGGTTTCCAGTATTCGTATGATGTATTTACCTACGATCGGGCCAACGATGCGTACAACCGTACCCACGGTACTGATTCGCGTTGGCGTTATCAGACCGAGCGCGAAGTGGTAGCGCGATATGCACAATTTCAACTAGACTATACCAAAGATTTTGGCGATCATCATCTATCAACGACCTTAGGATATGAACGCTCGGATTGGGATCGTAATTACCAAGCTGTGGGCTCTAACCCTACCAACAACTACATCCCGCTACAGCAATTGGATCAGTTGAATAGTTTTGGCGATGGTTGGGATTATGAAGCACGTGCAGGTTATATCGGAAGGATCAATTATAACTATAAAGGAAAGTACCTATTGGAAGTATTGGGTAGATACGACGGCTCCTACCTGTATTACGAAGACAATCGTTGGGGAATTTTTCCGGGCATGTCTGCCGGATGGCGTGTGTCGGATGAGGCATTTTTCGAAAGCCTGAAAGGTACCATCAACGATTTGAAATTTCGCTTCTCTGTTGGTCAAACCGGTTTAGAGCAAGGCGTAGCGATGCATGGCTATTTAGCAGGCTATAACTGGAATCAAGGGAATGCCATATTGGATGGAGCCTACGTTCCTGGTTTGCAACCTCGTGGATTACCCATTCGAAATCTTTCTTGGGTGAAAAACACCAATTATAATATCGGTATGGATCTGGCGATGTTTGACAACAAATTGACTTTTACGGCGGATGCCTTTAAGATTATCCGTTCTGGAACACCAGCGCAGCGATACGATGTGTTACTTCCTTCCGAAATCGGGTATGGATTGCCACCAGAAAATTTAGGCAAAAACGGATATTACGGTATCGAAGGCATGCTAACCTATAGTAGTAATGTAGGCGAGTTCGGATACGTGGTCAGTGGAAATGTGACCTATTCGCGTTACCGCAGTATCGAAACCTACAAGCCGCGGTTTGGGAGTGCTTGGAACGAGTATCGTAATTCTATCGAAGACCGTTGGGGTGGCGTTTGGTGGGGCTACCAGGTAGAAGGTCGATTTGAATCGGAAGAGCAAATCCGTAACCACCCGATTAATAACGATGGACAAAATAATCGGACACAACTTCCGGGAGATTTCATCTACAAAGATGTGAATGGTGATGGCGTGATTAATGGATTGGACGAACGCCCCATCGGTTATCCGACAGGTTGGGCACCAATGCTGAGTTTTGGTGGGCGCATCGGTTTGAATTACAAAGGTTTTGACTTGAACCTGGACTTCGCTGGTGGCGCTATACAATCTTGGAATCAAGATTATGAATTGCGTAATGCGTTGCATGGAGGAGGTAACTCTCCAGCCTATCTTTTAGAAGATCGTTGGCATCGTGTTGATCCTTACGACCTGAATAGTGAGTGGATTCCGGGTTATTATCCCGCCATACGTAATGGTAACTCAGGGCCAAATCATCGGAACAGCGACTTCTGGTTGACTAATGTGAGATACCTGCGCGTGCGGAATATGGAACTGGGATACACCTTTGCACAGGGCCTAGCATCCAAAATTGGTTCGAGCAAAATTCGAGTGTATGTCAATGGCTCTAACCTATTTTCATTTGATAACGTAAAACGTTTTCAGATAGATCCGGAGATTTCGGCTCCAGCGGCCGTGGTGTATCCACAGCAGAAGGTAATTATGGCAGGTTTCAACATCACATTTTAATGAAAGACATGAAGACTAAATTGATAATATTTCTTGTAGCGGCAGCGCTATCGGCGAGTTCGTGTAAACATGATGAATGGTTTGATCGACCGTCAAAAAACCTGATAACCGATGAGCAGCTCTGGAATGATCCGGTGCTCATCACTTCGCTATTGGCGAATTATTATAATCGTCTGCCATGGCTACACGGTGTATTTAATACCGGAGGGATGGCCGAAGGGGATGATGCCATGTGGTCAGGCCATCGTGATCAAAATTGGCGGAATGATTTTCAATACGGTGATGATTACGGTCGGTACTGGGATTATGGATTGATCCGTGATATTAGTGTAGCACTCGAAGGCATCGAGCAATTTGGTGGCAGTTTGACTGCCGCACAGAAACAACTCTTTAACGCGGAGTTACGTTTTATCCGTGCATCAGTGTATTTTGAAATGGTGAAGCGTATGGGCGGTGTACCGCTGGTAACCACGCAACTGATCTACGATTTTAGTGGAAATCCGGAGCCATTGCAAATGCCGCGTGCTAAAGAGCATGAAGTATATGATTTCATCTACAGCGAGACCGAGGCGATTAAAGATCATTTGGCGACCAATGCGAATAGCAGAACCCGTGCCAATACGGTCACGGCTTTAGCCTTACAAAGTAGGTCTATGCTATACGCAGCCTCGATCGCTAAGTACAATAACTTGATGGGAGCGCCAATTAGTACG is a window from the Sphingobacterium sp. lm-10 genome containing:
- a CDS encoding TonB-dependent receptor produces the protein MKDLKILLCCLFLCCANSLFAQQRTIRGTVVKEDNTPLQGVSVSAEKTTDGATTDKDGQFELRTDGTTLIVSFIGYKTQKIEIGSRSSFNITLEDDDQTIDDVVVVGYGTQSRRNLTGAVSDINAKEIVRTSSTTTAGALAGKIQGISVRAQDGRPGRGAALEIRNMGSPLFVIDGIPYGGQTGNDWVGSSNVSGQDAFNALNIEDIENITILKDASAAIYGLRAANGVVLVTTKKGSKGESVRVNINGYMGWQNLTRFPTLANAAQYTRALVETAQNEGGNPSAVMTREELAKWQAGTEAGYQGYNYYDMIVRKNIPQNYINANINGSSANSNYFLSVGNLNQDAMMEDFSYKRTNLQANLETTILKGLTVGTQISGRQEYSQDVGLPGGDGYFASFLALFRNRPTVGPYANDNPLYPNHVNDFAYNPAIFSRDIAGYKDNRYRNANVNLFAQYKTDFGLSAKGTVSYNYTNNKFDGFQYSYDVFTYDRANDAYNRTHGTDSRWRYQTEREVVARYAQFQLDYTKDFGDHHLSTTLGYERSDWDRNYQAVGSNPTNNYIPLQQLDQLNSFGDGWDYEARAGYIGRINYNYKGKYLLEVLGRYDGSYLYYEDNRWGIFPGMSAGWRVSDEAFFESLKGTINDLKFRFSVGQTGLEQGVAMHGYLAGYNWNQGNAILDGAYVPGLQPRGLPIRNLSWVKNTNYNIGMDLAMFDNKLTFTADAFKIIRSGTPAQRYDVLLPSEIGYGLPPENLGKNGYYGIEGMLTYSSNVGEFGYVVSGNVTYSRYRSIETYKPRFGSAWNEYRNSIEDRWGGVWWGYQVEGRFESEEQIRNHPINNDGQNNRTQLPGDFIYKDVNGDGVINGLDERPIGYPTGWAPMLSFGGRIGLNYKGFDLNLDFAGGAIQSWNQDYELRNALHGGGNSPAYLLEDRWHRVDPYDLNSEWIPGYYPAIRNGNSGPNHRNSDFWLTNVRYLRVRNMELGYTFAQGLASKIGSSKIRVYVNGSNLFSFDNVKRFQIDPEISAPAAVVYPQQKVIMAGFNITF